The following proteins are encoded in a genomic region of Methanoculleus bourgensis MS2:
- a CDS encoding MarR family winged helix-turn-helix transcriptional regulator, whose translation MSARVEHLVEAFGRLMVIKNECSSEIFSECGLTDLTVTQIAYLKAIDEHHDVTFSRLAEITRTSKPTVTEMVNRFARMECAYRQKCPDDGRVTYIRLTERGRMIANAEQNALHRMIERIVRALDENEVDLLLEILKKVG comes from the coding sequence ATGTCGGCAAGAGTTGAGCATCTGGTCGAAGCATTTGGTCGCCTGATGGTCATCAAGAACGAATGCTCTTCTGAGATCTTCTCCGAATGCGGACTCACGGATTTGACGGTGACGCAGATCGCCTACTTAAAGGCCATCGACGAGCACCACGACGTGACGTTCAGCAGGCTTGCCGAGATCACGAGAACCTCAAAACCCACCGTCACGGAGATGGTTAATCGGTTCGCCAGGATGGAGTGCGCGTACCGGCAGAAGTGCCCCGACGACGGGAGGGTCACCTACATCCGCCTGACCGAGAGGGGGCGGATGATAGCAAACGCCGAGCAGAACGCGCTCCACCGGATGATCGAGAGGATAGTACGGGCGCTCGACGAGAACGAAGTGGATCTCCTCCTTGAGATCCTCAAGAAGGTCGGGTAA
- the lon gene encoding endopeptidase La, whose product MHSPQPDTSETVVIPLFETVIYPETRTKLQVETAVGEALIAAMKNDGSVSAVGLTAKCGGEPSENPAGALYTTGTLLEIAHIQPADDGYLVFAHATCRVKAVTLSEKGGLFYAVHEPLPDVPDLDEDARAEMLAGVKAAVHELSGNFQGSEQFTRSVDKMASVDQIMGFVLPFLPVGIGEKQPLLETVSARERYTAFLQLLVNVNESINLRIEVARKASEKVGKANREAMLREQLRVIQEELNGDEGSSGEEGYRERIERSTMPDEVRKKAFAELKKLEMGGSQHHESQGIRNYLDLLLDLPWTVEEKKEIDIEEARRVLESNHNGLEKVKERIIQHLAVMKLKQEKQGSILLLAGPPGTGKTSLGKSIADALGRKYVRISLGGVRDEAEIRGHRRTYVGSLPGRIIQGMKKAGTKNPVFILDEVDKLAVSHLGDPASALLEVLDPEQNSTFSDHYLEVPYDLSDVLFIATANSLATIPAPLLDRMELVEISGYTKNEKFAIAKDHLLPETLEEHGLDADTLKVEDDALVTIIERYTREAGVRALKKQLARIARFVSTKIVSGTADLPYTVTAEMLPEILGKEMVRQDVARKENPPGVVTGLAWTPVGGDILFVEGTFMPGKGRLTLTGQLGDVMKESAQISLSLIRSRLPLTASGFDFFASDIHIHVPSGATPKDGPSAGVTLFTTLASLVTGRAVDPTIAMTGEVTLSGAVLPVGGIKEKVLAAHRAGIRKVILPRENERDLADVPEDVRRELTFVTVDTVDDVLREALGVALHGPVVPYSERRCVPAHDL is encoded by the coding sequence ATGCACTCACCACAACCTGATACCAGCGAGACTGTCGTCATACCGCTCTTCGAGACCGTGATCTACCCGGAGACCCGGACGAAGCTCCAGGTCGAGACGGCCGTCGGAGAGGCGTTGATCGCTGCCATGAAGAACGACGGGTCGGTATCCGCGGTCGGGCTGACCGCAAAGTGCGGCGGAGAGCCTTCGGAGAATCCGGCCGGTGCGCTCTATACGACCGGAACCCTCCTCGAGATAGCGCACATACAGCCCGCAGACGACGGCTACCTGGTCTTTGCGCATGCAACCTGCCGGGTGAAGGCCGTGACGCTCTCGGAGAAAGGCGGGCTGTTCTATGCCGTCCATGAACCGCTCCCTGACGTACCGGACCTCGATGAGGATGCCCGGGCGGAGATGCTCGCGGGCGTCAAAGCGGCCGTCCACGAGCTCAGCGGCAACTTCCAGGGATCTGAACAGTTCACCCGCTCCGTCGACAAGATGGCGTCCGTCGACCAGATCATGGGGTTTGTTCTGCCCTTCCTGCCGGTGGGCATCGGCGAGAAACAGCCTCTCCTCGAGACGGTCTCCGCCCGGGAGCGCTATACCGCGTTCCTCCAGCTCCTGGTGAACGTAAACGAGAGCATCAACCTCCGGATTGAGGTGGCCAGGAAGGCTTCTGAGAAGGTCGGGAAGGCGAACCGGGAGGCGATGCTCCGGGAACAGCTCCGGGTGATCCAGGAAGAACTCAACGGGGACGAGGGCTCGTCCGGCGAGGAAGGCTACCGGGAGCGGATCGAACGCTCGACGATGCCCGACGAGGTGCGCAAGAAGGCGTTTGCCGAACTCAAGAAACTTGAGATGGGCGGGAGCCAGCACCACGAGAGCCAGGGGATCAGAAACTACCTGGACCTCCTCCTCGACCTCCCCTGGACGGTCGAGGAGAAGAAGGAGATCGATATCGAGGAGGCCCGCCGCGTGCTTGAGAGCAACCACAACGGCCTCGAGAAGGTCAAGGAGCGGATCATCCAGCACCTGGCGGTCATGAAACTCAAACAGGAGAAGCAGGGCTCGATCCTCCTCCTCGCAGGCCCGCCCGGTACCGGGAAGACGAGCCTCGGCAAAAGCATCGCGGACGCCCTGGGCCGGAAGTACGTCCGGATCAGCCTCGGCGGCGTCAGAGACGAGGCGGAGATCCGGGGGCACCGGCGAACCTACGTCGGGTCTCTCCCCGGGCGGATCATCCAGGGCATGAAGAAGGCCGGGACAAAGAACCCGGTCTTCATCCTCGACGAGGTCGATAAGCTCGCTGTCTCGCACCTGGGAGACCCGGCAAGCGCCCTCCTCGAGGTCCTCGACCCCGAGCAGAACAGCACGTTCTCGGACCACTACCTGGAGGTCCCCTACGACCTCTCCGACGTGCTCTTCATCGCGACCGCGAACTCGCTTGCAACCATCCCGGCACCGCTCCTCGACCGGATGGAGCTCGTCGAGATCTCGGGCTACACAAAGAACGAGAAGTTCGCCATCGCAAAAGACCACCTGCTGCCGGAGACCCTCGAGGAGCACGGCCTCGATGCTGATACACTCAAGGTCGAGGACGACGCCCTCGTGACGATCATCGAGCGATACACCCGGGAAGCGGGCGTCCGGGCGCTCAAGAAACAGCTCGCCCGGATCGCGCGGTTCGTCTCCACGAAGATCGTCTCGGGGACCGCTGACCTGCCCTATACGGTGACGGCGGAGATGCTCCCGGAGATCCTCGGAAAAGAGATGGTCCGGCAGGACGTGGCCCGGAAAGAGAACCCGCCCGGCGTCGTCACGGGACTTGCCTGGACGCCGGTCGGCGGGGATATCCTTTTTGTCGAGGGTACGTTCATGCCCGGCAAGGGGAGACTCACGCTGACCGGCCAGCTCGGGGACGTGATGAAGGAGTCTGCACAGATATCGCTCAGCCTGATCCGCTCAAGGCTGCCCCTCACTGCGTCCGGGTTCGACTTCTTCGCAAGCGACATCCACATCCACGTGCCGTCGGGAGCGACCCCGAAGGACGGGCCTTCGGCGGGGGTGACGCTCTTTACGACTCTTGCCTCCCTTGTCACGGGAAGAGCGGTCGACCCGACGATCGCCATGACCGGGGAGGTGACGCTCTCCGGCGCCGTGCTGCCGGTGGGGGGCATCAAGGAGAAGGTTCTTGCGGCGCACCGGGCCGGGATCAGGAAGGTCATCCTCCCGCGGGAGAACGAGCGGGACCTCGCGGACGTGCCCGAAGACGTGCGGCGCGAACTTACGTTCGTGACTGTGGATACTGTCGACGACGTCCTGCGCGAGGCGCTCGGGGTAGCGCTCCACGGGCCTGTCGTGCCGTATTCGGAGAGGAGGTGCGTGCCTGCGCACGACCTCTAA
- a CDS encoding reprolysin family propeptide-containing metallopeptidase, whose protein sequence is MKQSHVGGIALLVCLIVVVAIALGSGAQDGTGSPGADDNTPPLVIGDTMTVLVTGAASLSDLAAAGIPAPEELQIPKGIKRYDVVTFDHAALSREIRDGLPLSIHGTAYRTEQHGMNFEQIDDGINTYEGTIVGVDESDILLTTGNNALVGSIVFGNETFWIIPVEPRARAEQSASPLHVIYSSKDVPAGPLVPID, encoded by the coding sequence ATGAAGCAATCTCACGTGGGGGGCATCGCCCTCCTGGTATGCCTGATCGTTGTAGTGGCGATCGCTCTGGGTTCAGGCGCTCAGGATGGCACGGGGTCCCCGGGCGCGGATGACAACACCCCGCCCCTGGTCATCGGCGACACCATGACCGTGCTCGTCACGGGCGCCGCGTCGCTCTCCGATCTCGCGGCCGCTGGGATCCCGGCACCGGAAGAACTGCAGATCCCGAAGGGCATCAAGCGGTACGACGTTGTGACGTTCGACCACGCTGCCCTCTCGCGAGAGATCCGGGATGGACTCCCGCTTTCTATCCATGGTACGGCGTACCGGACCGAACAGCACGGGATGAACTTCGAACAGATCGATGACGGTATCAACACCTACGAAGGAACGATCGTCGGCGTTGACGAAAGCGATATCCTCCTGACGACCGGGAACAACGCCCTCGTCGGGAGCATAGTCTTCGGCAACGAGACGTTCTGGATTATCCCGGTCGAGCCCCGTGCGCGTGCCGAGCAGTCGGCGTCCCCGTTGCACGTCATATACAGTTCAAAGGATGTGCCCGCGGGGCCCCTCGTTCCGATAGATTAG
- a CDS encoding helix-turn-helix domain-containing protein: MLSRRIFETEFAEALQEELDRQDMTARELADLAGIPPATLYKLTSGKTDPRLSTVRKIVNALEPREKSFIAAIAARFLLDELDNRDITVGNRKYRIRGYSADSLEECIIAAVRADKEGALGIICAPILAPIVEKIVDCPVAIIKPHQKTLIEAIETIARRV, translated from the coding sequence ATGCTGTCACGAAGGATCTTTGAGACCGAGTTTGCCGAGGCGCTCCAGGAAGAACTGGACCGCCAGGATATGACCGCCCGGGAACTTGCAGACCTGGCAGGGATCCCGCCCGCCACCCTCTACAAACTCACGTCAGGGAAGACCGATCCCCGGCTCTCCACCGTCCGGAAGATTGTCAACGCCCTCGAACCCAGGGAGAAGAGTTTCATCGCCGCGATCGCAGCGCGGTTCCTGCTCGACGAACTCGACAACCGCGACATCACAGTCGGGAACCGGAAATACCGGATCCGGGGCTACTCAGCTGACTCCCTTGAGGAGTGCATCATCGCCGCAGTACGGGCCGACAAGGAGGGGGCGCTCGGGATCATCTGCGCCCCCATCCTTGCACCGATCGTAGAGAAGATCGTCGACTGTCCGGTGGCGATCATCAAGCCGCACCAGAAGACGCTGATCGAGGCGATCGAGACGATCGCGAGGAGGGTTTAG
- a CDS encoding ATP-binding cassette domain-containing protein: MNPTPIREITILPGRSRSGEPERFEAITIRPGDTISIVGPTGSGKSAFINDIEVFAQNDTATGRTVLVNGEYPPEEFVRDPAHKPVALITQNTQCLADLTVEEFLAMHVRSRKIEDEEIVSRTIDLANEFTGEKIRPDARMTALSGGQTRSLLVADAVLIAAAPVLLLDEVENAGIFKERVIEVLRAGGKAVIFVTHDPLVSLLSARRIVMRDGAVERVIEPDGRENAALREARRLDGILRQMREEIRAGNLITGSVGA; the protein is encoded by the coding sequence ATGAACCCCACACCCATCCGGGAGATCACGATCCTCCCCGGCCGGAGCAGGAGCGGCGAGCCGGAGAGGTTCGAGGCGATCACCATCCGCCCGGGCGACACGATATCCATCGTCGGCCCCACCGGCTCCGGGAAGAGCGCCTTCATCAACGACATCGAGGTCTTCGCCCAAAACGACACCGCCACGGGACGGACGGTCCTCGTCAACGGCGAATACCCACCCGAGGAGTTCGTCCGCGACCCGGCGCACAAACCCGTCGCCCTGATCACCCAGAACACCCAGTGCCTCGCCGACCTCACGGTTGAGGAGTTCCTTGCGATGCACGTCCGGTCCCGGAAGATCGAGGACGAGGAGATCGTCAGCCGGACGATCGACCTCGCAAACGAGTTTACGGGTGAGAAGATCCGGCCCGATGCCCGGATGACCGCGCTCTCCGGCGGCCAGACCCGCTCGCTCCTGGTGGCCGACGCGGTCCTGATCGCGGCTGCACCCGTCCTCCTCCTCGACGAGGTGGAGAACGCCGGGATCTTCAAGGAGCGGGTGATCGAGGTTCTCCGCGCCGGGGGGAAGGCGGTCATCTTCGTCACCCACGACCCCCTGGTCTCCCTCCTCTCTGCCCGGCGGATCGTCATGCGGGACGGAGCGGTCGAGCGGGTCATCGAGCCTGACGGCCGTGAGAACGCCGCCCTCAGGGAGGCCCGCCGCCTCGACGGCATCCTCCGGCAGATGCGGGAGGAGATCCGGGCCGGCAACCTGATCACAGGGTCGGTCGGGGCATGA
- a CDS encoding GTP-binding protein: MRLVVIAGPPSAGKTAVVRQTIRALLDRHQIAYLKIDVVRAFEDEELAAEFGIPARKVYSGDLCPDHAGVMVMRDAIAWAGEEGADLLLVESAGLCLRCSPYTTQGLGVAVLSAISGTNTPLKMAAMLALADIAVVTRIDLVSQAEKEVFRERIREVNPRLDIVETNALQGTGMRYLLRAIEDCPAITDPDAIVLRGAPPLGVCTICIGKTEIGWQHHFGVIRRLEGADYLYRGD, from the coding sequence ATGAGACTCGTCGTCATCGCCGGGCCGCCCTCCGCCGGGAAGACCGCCGTCGTGCGGCAGACCATCCGTGCCCTCCTGGACCGGCACCAGATCGCCTACCTCAAGATCGACGTCGTCCGGGCGTTCGAGGACGAGGAACTCGCGGCCGAGTTCGGGATCCCGGCACGGAAGGTCTACTCAGGCGATCTCTGCCCTGACCACGCCGGGGTCATGGTGATGCGGGACGCCATCGCCTGGGCCGGGGAGGAGGGCGCCGACCTCCTCCTGGTCGAGAGCGCCGGGCTCTGCCTCCGCTGCTCCCCCTACACGACGCAGGGGCTCGGAGTCGCCGTCCTCTCCGCAATATCGGGGACGAACACGCCCCTGAAGATGGCCGCGATGCTCGCGCTTGCCGACATCGCGGTCGTGACCAGGATCGACCTCGTCTCCCAGGCCGAGAAAGAGGTCTTCCGGGAGCGGATCCGGGAGGTGAACCCGCGCCTCGACATCGTGGAGACGAATGCTCTCCAGGGGACCGGGATGCGCTACCTCCTCCGGGCGATCGAGGACTGCCCTGCGATAACCGACCCGGATGCCATCGTGCTCCGGGGTGCGCCGCCGCTCGGGGTCTGCACCATCTGTATCGGGAAGACCGAGATCGGGTGGCAGCACCACTTCGGGGTCATCCGGAGACTCGAGGGCGCCGACTACCTCTACCGGGGGGACTGA